The Tursiops truncatus isolate mTurTru1 chromosome 6, mTurTru1.mat.Y, whole genome shotgun sequence genome includes a window with the following:
- the LOC101332129 gene encoding LOW QUALITY PROTEIN: steroid hormone receptor ERR2-like (The sequence of the model RefSeq protein was modified relative to this genomic sequence to represent the inferred CDS: deleted 2 bases in 1 codon; substituted 1 base at 1 genomic stop codon), translated as MKCLKVGIMLKEGVRLDRVRGGRQKYKRRLDSESSPYLSLQISPPAKKPLTKIASYLLVAEPDKLYAMPPPGMPEGDIKALTTLCDLADRELMVIIGWAKHIPGFSNLSLGDQMSLPQSAWMESLILGSVHRSLPHDDKLVCXGLYAEDYITDEERSRLAVLLELYRAILQLVHSYKKLKVKEEIVTLKALALANSDSMYIEDLEAVQKLQDLLHEALQDYELCQRYEKPWRMSKLLLMLPLLRQTAAKAVQHFYSLKLQGKVPMHKLFLEMLEAKV; from the exons ATGAAATGCCTCAAAGTGGGGATAATGCTGAAGGAAGGTGTGCGCCTTGACCGAGTGCGTGGAGGCCGCCAGAAATACAAGCGCCGGCTGGACTCAGAGAGCAGCCCGTACCTGAGCTTACAGATTTCTCCTCCTGCTAAAAAGCCATTGACTAAAATCGCCTCCTACCTGCTAGTGGCTGAGCCGGACAAACTCTACGCCATGCCACCCCCTGGCATGCCAGAGGGTGACATCAAGGCTCTGACCACTCTCTGTGATCTGGCAGACAGGGAGCTCATGGTCATTATTGGCTGGGCCAAGCACATCCCAGGCTTCTCCAACCTCTCTCTGGGGGACCAGATGAGTCTGCCACAGAGTGCCTGGATGGAGAGCCTCATCCTGGGCAGCGTGCACCGCTCGCTGCCCCATGATGATAAGCTGGTA TGCTGAGGACTATATGCTGAGGACTATATCACGGACGAGGAGCGCTCCCGCCTCGCGGTACTGCTGGAGCTCTACCGGGCCATCCTACAGCTGGTGCACAGCTACAAGAAGCTCAAGGTGAAGGAGGAGATTGTGACGCTcaaggccctggccctggccaaCTCAGATTCCATGTACATCGAGGATCTGGAGGCGGTCCAGAAGCTGCAGGACCTGCTGCATGAGGCGCTGCAGGACTACGAGCTGTGCCAGCGCTACGAGAAGCCATGGAGGATGAGCAAGTTGCTGCTGATGCTGCCCCTGCTTCGGCAGACAGCTGCCAAGGCCGTGCAGCACTTCTACAGCCTCAAACTGCAAGGCAAGGTGCCCATGCACAAACTCTTCCTGGAGATGCTGGAGGCCAAGGTCTGA